Proteins from a single region of Ananas comosus cultivar F153 linkage group 3, ASM154086v1, whole genome shotgun sequence:
- the LOC109707618 gene encoding protein TRIGALACTOSYLDIACYLGLYCEROL 1, chloroplastic, translated as MEAASLLLLRPFVTTSSSASSSLSLSRLLPLNPNFSLLRRRRSSSSSRWRTPFPPSPNLPLRNPNRLRVLRLSLSESSTNNSPTAADPPEAPAPEPEPLFSRWSPPRPLWRGLSALVLAGQVAHRVLTGRVHRRNTLQQLERVGPGSTGVALLTAAFVGMAFTIQFVREFTRLGLHRSVGGVLALALSRELSPVVTAVVAAGRVGSAFAAELGTMQVSEQTDTLRVLGAHPVDYLVTPRVLACSLALPVLTLLCFAVGLASSAFLADAVFGVSINIILDSARRALRPWDVLSAMIKSHVFGGIIAVVSCAWGVTTLGGAKGVGESTTSAVVISLVSIFIADFVLSYLFFHGAAGDSLKYAMG; from the coding sequence ATGGAAGCCgcttccctcctcctcctccgccccttCGTCACCACCTCGTCCTCCGCctcttcttccctttctctctcccgcCTCCTCCCTTTAAACCCTAACTTCtcccttctccgccgccgccgcagcagcagcagcagcagatggAGAACCCCCTTCCCTCCCTCTCCCAATCTCCCCCTTCGAAACCCTAATCGCCTCCGCGTGCTCCGCCTCTCCCTCTCGGAATCCTCCACCAACAACTCGCCCACCGCGGCCGATCCCCCCGAAGCGCCCGCGCCGGAGCCGGAGCCCCTCTTCTCGCGGTggtcgccgccgcggccgctgtGGCGCGGCCTCTCGGCGCTGGTGCTCGCGGGGCAGGTGGCGCACCGCGTGCTCACGGGGCGCGTCCACCGCCGCAACACGCTGCAGCAGCTGGAGCGCGTGGGCCCGGGCTCCACGGGCGTGGCGCTCCTCACGGCGGCGTTCGTGGGCATGGCCTTCACCATCCAGTTCGTGCGCGAGTTCACCCGCCTCGGCCTCCACCGCTCCGTGGGCGGCGTCCTGGCCCTGGCCCTCTCCCGCGAGCTCAGCCCCGTCGTCACCGCCGTCGTGGCCGCGGGCCGCGTGGGCTCCGCCTTCGCCGCCGAGCTCGGCACCATGCAGGTCTCCGAGCAAACCGACACCCTCCGCGTCCTCGGCGCCCACCCCGTCGACTACCTCGTCACCCCGCGCGTCCTGGCCTGCTCCCTCGCCCTCCCCGTCCTCACCCTCCTCTGCTTCGCCGTCGGCCTCGCCTCCAGCGCCTTCCTCGCCGACGCCGTCTTCGGCGTCAGCATCAACATCATCCTCGACTCCGCCCGCCGCGCCCTCCGCCCCTGGGACGTCCTCAGCGCCATGATCAAGTCCCACGTCTTCGGCGGCATCATCGCCGTCGTCAGCTGCGCCTGGGGTGTCACCACGCTCGGCGGCGCCAAAGGGGTCGGCGAGTCCACCACCTCCGCCGTCGTCATCTCCCTCGTCAGCATCTTCATCGCCGACTTCGTCCTCTCCTACCTCTTCTTCCACGGCGCCGCCGGAGACTCCCTCAAGTACGCCATGGGCTAG
- the LOC109707130 gene encoding zinc finger protein ZAT1-like, with protein sequence MEKYTCKLCSRRFSNGRALGGHMRSHVVGGGGAPAAKTQLSSASSASTSVADDPEEDEEEDEGRYIHGGLGYVLRENPRKSFRLVDPQFSSSFASAAAAAAADAGSCSVVQDRESDNESPRAAAPAHHRRRSKRPRSRAPPPLHDVEPASSVSDATPEEDVALSLMMLSRDSWTNPKSKSETEQSFNHYCCYYYSSSYYSYKEEEEEEEEEEGGGGGGGGLRQSDGDDCGERARRGASRAVRSRAAPKSRSRYQCGTCKKTFRSYQALGGHRASHKKGGVAGGRGCCFPPPPPPEPNAGGARDAHACPFCSRVFASAQALGGHKRAHPAAAAAAAVPPPPPSAGSFGVIDLNLPAPADDDFELSAVSDADFGPFK encoded by the coding sequence ATGGAGAAGTACACATGTAAGCTGTGCTCGCGCCGCTTCTCCAACGGCCGCGCCCTGGGCGGCCACATGCGATCCcacgtcgtcggcggcggcggagctccGGCGGCGAAAACCCAGCTCTCCTCCGCCTCATCCGCCTCCACGTCGGTGGCCGATGACCCAGAAGAGGACGAGGAAGAGGACGAGGGGAGGTACATCCATGGCGGGCTCGGCTACGTCCTCCGCGAGAACCCCAGGAAGAGCTTCCGCCTCGTCGACCCCcagttctcctcctccttcgcctccgccgccgccgccgccgccgcggacgCGGGGTCGTGCTCCGTCGTGCAGGACCGCGAGAGCGACAACGAGTCAccgcgcgccgccgcgcccgcccaccaccgccgccgctccAAGCGCCCGCGCagccgagcgccgccgccgttgCACGACGTGGAGCCGGCGAGCTCGGTCTCGGACGCGACGCCCGAGGAGGACGTGGCCCTCTCGCTCATGATGCTCTCCCGCGACTCCTGGACCAACCCCAAGTCCAAGTCCGAAACAGAGCAAAGCTTCAACCACTactgctgctactactactcctcctcctactactcttacaaggaggaagaagaagaagaagaagaagaagaaggtggaggaggaggaggaggaggccttCGCCAATCGGACGGCGACGATTGCGGGGAGAGGGCCCGCCGCGGGGCGTCCCGAGCCGTCCGATCGAGGGCGGCCCCGAAGTCTCGGAGCAGGTACCAGTGCGGCACCTGCAAGAAGACCTTCCGATCCTACCAAGCCCTCGGCGGCCACCGCGCCAGCCACAAGAAGGGCGGCGTCGCCGGCGGCCGCGGCTGCTGCTtcccgccgccgccccctccgGAGCCCAATGCCGGTGGCGCCAGGGACGCCCACGCTTGCCCCTTCTGCTCCCGCGTCTTCGCCTCCGCCCAGGCCCTCGGCGGCCACAAGCGCGCCcatcccgccgccgccgccgccgccgcggtgcctccgcctccgccgtcgGCCGGAAGCTTCGGCGTCATCGACCTCAACCTCCCCGCCCCCGCCGACGACGACTTCGAGCTCTCCGCCGTCTCCGACGCCGACTTCGGCCCCTTCAAGTAA